Proteins encoded within one genomic window of Oryza brachyantha chromosome 7, ObraRS2, whole genome shotgun sequence:
- the LOC102717449 gene encoding uncharacterized protein LOC102717449: MPATPTIIGALLGLGTQMYSNALRKLPYMRHPWEHVLGMGLGAVFVNQLVKWDEKLKEDLDKMLERAKQANERRYFDDDD; encoded by the exons atgccggcgacgccgacgatcATCGGCGCCCTCCTGGGGCTCGGCACCCAGATGTACTCCAACGCCCTCCGCAAGCTCCCCTACATGCGCC atcCCTGGGAGCATGTGTTGGGGATGGGCCTAGGCGCAGTGTTCGTGAACCAGCTGGTGAAGTGGGACGAGAAGCTCAAGGAGGACCTGGACAAGATGCTTGAGCGTGCGAAGCAAGCCAACGAGCGGCGTTACTTTG atgatgatgattag